The Marmota flaviventris isolate mMarFla1 chromosome 5, mMarFla1.hap1, whole genome shotgun sequence genome includes the window TACAATCCTTCAAGGAAACAGTGTGACATTTTTCAGAGAATTAAAAATCAAACGATGGTCCAGCAATTGCACtctaggtatatatccaagggAAATAACATCATTGTGTTAGAGAGACActtgcactcccatgtttactgcagcactgtCCACAAGAGCCAAGAGCCAAGGAGTGGAAGCAGCCTAAGCTTCCATCCACTGATGAGTGGAGAAAGAAAAGTGGTACATGTAAGAATGGAATGCTATTAAGCCACAAAAAGAATAACATCTTGTCATTTtcagcaacatggatgaaactggagatctgttaaatgaaataaactaggCACAGAGAGACAAGAGGCACGTGATCTTTGAGGAATCTTAAAAGGTTGATCTCAGAAATCAAGAGCAGAGTGGTGGTTAACATGGGATCAGGAATGAGACTCCAAAAATCAAAACCCAAAATTTTGTCTTGTCATCTGCAAATGTGCACTTacggaggaaaaaaaaagaattaatagaaaAAGCATAGAAGTTTGTAAATCACTTGTTCAATGTCTATTGCTTGCTGAGCACTAGGCCTGACTGCAGAGCACACAGTTGTCTATGTTGGGAATACagacataaaggaaaatatgacaTGGTGATAGCCTTAAAGAGAAACATGCAGAGCTAAGGTTTGGGCAGTATGCAAGACTTCCAGTGAAGGCAACATGTGAGCTGAGGTTGAAGGAGAAGCAGATTTCACTaggagaacaagaaagaaagaaagaggtggaggagaaagaaaacaaatacagaaaagaaagacattCAACCAtagtctctttctcttcccctggAAAAGCCTCagacacaagaaaaagaaaatgcatttggaaATTTAAATGAAACTGAAGGAGAAGAAGTGCCAAAGAGATTCTACTGTCAGGAGAGAATTAAATTCTGAATGGCCTTGCAGGAATGCTATGGTGTGTAGACTTCTTTGTAAGGCAGTGGGTATCCcctgaataaaatgaagaagaaaaattattggtTTTAGAGAAGTCATTTTGATGTACTATGTAGAATCTGTTGGGGGTGGGAAAAGAGTAGGTCAAGCTTCTAAGAGGATGTTGTAATCCCTGTGTGATGTGATAAGAATATTCTCAAGGGAATGGAGAGTAATGGATAACTCTGACAAGGAGGGCAAAGGTAGAAATTCGATTCAATACATACATTTCATTTGAGGAGGCTGGCTGATTATACTGCTTCTTACTGGAAGTATGGAAGAATGGGGATTACCTCTAGGTACCATGTTGTCTTTACTTTAGCAGTGCAACTTCAAACAAATTCATTGAATCTGCTTTGGAGAGGATTAAAGGCCAGGAACAAAGCTTTATTTCTGGTGCTAGATTTAGATTAACAGAGAAAACCCGAATTACTGTCCTCCATGGACTCACTGAGCCTGGAGGAAATACTCTTCCTTTAGTATTACTGGGCTCTGGtccatttggaaaaacaaaagttggaagaggaaaagacaaaaatcttcATTTGGATATTGTTGAAGGGaaagaggaatttttaaattgaCCAAATAAAGAGGAGTTAATATACCGTATAGCAAAACTCCCTTTTATGTGTAGTTACTGAATACCAAAGAAAAGATAGTTTGTGAAAAGTTTGTACTGTTCTTGAATTTGAAAAGTGCACTCTGTAGATTCGTTTTTCCATTTTCCTGCTAAGTGTAAGGCTCagttctgtattctttttttaaaaaaaatgaatcaatagtTTAATCTTTAGTAACCAATTGGGCAAACCCATTGGTGGCTACATTTCTGtgcttgattattattttttgaatgacaTTCATTTTCAGGTATCTGAGGCAGGAATATTCTTTGGGGATCCATGAACCCCAGACATTACATACAAAGCTTGTGCATAGGCAGTTGATACCTTTGTCAAAGAAAGAGTTTCCTGGAGTTAGTGCTTGGTGGGGTTGGGGCCAGATTTTTCCATGTCTCTGTTGTAAATACTATGATATTTACGTCCTCTTCCTGCTCTTTCACTTAAGGCAACTTGGGGCAGTGTTACGGTTTAGGTAAGAGGTAGCtccccaaaactcacatgtgtgaaaatgcaagaaagtttcgaggtaaaatgattgggttttgagacgCTTAATCCACTAGAATcaactaactgggtggtaactgttaggcaggtaggatatggttggaggagaagggtcattgggggtgtgcctttcggtatttattttgtccctggtcttcagagtctctttctctgcttcctggtggccatgtcctgaggtGCTTTTCTCCACTACACtattcttccatgatgttctgtcacatcttgggctcagagcaatggagtcagtcaagACTGggactctgaaaccatgagccctcaaacaaacttttcctgctctaaattgttctggtcaagtcttttggccacagcagcacaaaaactaattaaaacaggCAGAGACTTTGACTTAATATTATCTGACTTTCTGACGTATTTGGTTCCTTGCTGTAGGCAGAAAGAGCCTCCTTTAGCAAAGCCATATATCCTTTCCTTTTGTGCTTTCAGGTGGTCTTGTCTCAACAAAGTGGCTGCCTTTCTGCTAAAGTACTGAAAACAGTTTTGCCTTACCTGGCTCTGAATTGCAAACAATGAGAAATGAATCTAATTTAAGAAGAAATTGGAACAATATAAAGTAGGAAAGAAGAAGAGACCAGGTTGTGGGAACATAGGCAAACTCCTGCTTTAAAAATGGTCTGGTTTGGACACCGCCACTGGGTCTACCTCTGTTGGTGGCAGCCAGGACAGTAACTGTCGCTccactattttagtcagctttttttgctgctgtgaccaaaagatttaaccagaacaactgtagaggaagaaaagtttgagggctcatggtttcagaggcccaTGGAGGGCTGGCACCATTCCTCCAgtctcgaggtgaggcagaacatcacggtggaagagtgcagcagaggaaagcagcttaccTGGTGAtcaggagacagagacagagaatccACACACCAAATACAGGTacatacccaaagccacacaattctcacctcctccaacaataccctaccacttcagttagcATTTGGCTAATTCCTCtaaggggattaaatcactgattgggttaaggctctcacaacccaatcatttctctgaaccctcttgcattgtccaACACATGTAATTTTGGGgaaaaccacatctaaaccataacattctgcccctgaCCCCCAAAAGCTAACaatcatctcacaatgcaaaatacatttagccTGTTCCCAAGAGTCTTCACAGCCTCAACAGTTCCGAGATTGatcaaagttcaagtccaatgTGCTCTCTGAAGCTCAAGGCAATCTCTCATTGTGAgcttctataaaattaaaagcaatttacaaatacccaatatataaatgaattaggGGCACAGGAAAACGGGATAGGATGAAAGGAAAACCCCTTGATGTGTCTTTCTCATAGTGATGTTAGAAACATAAGAAGCCAAAGAAGTTGGGGGGTGGataggggaagaaaggaaggaaaaccaAACAGTGTCTCTTGAGGACACATGCAGAACTGGATCCTTCTCATTTGCATCTCATTCTGTTGGCCAAAGAAACCCAGAATCAAGAGGCAGAGAGATGATTCCACCTTTTATTCTAAGGGGAACTACAAAGTCACATGCCAAGAGCTTGACTGCTAGAAAGAGTGAAAAAATGGGGCCATGAATGCAAATTTCTTCAATCACcataaagaggaaaaagacaaCCCAGAGAATGGGACAGGTTTCCCACCATGAACCATAGcacccattttatattttactcctTCCTTTGTTTTATGCTACACTATTGTAGAAAAACACAACTTTTACTGATccatttcattattaatgaatattcaggttgtttctagtttggggCTACAATGACAAATGCTGCCATGTGTCTTGGTACATGCCACCCAGCACATATTTCTGTTGCATATGTGCCTACCGGGGAATGGAATTGGTTGGATTATGGGGTATGCACATTTTCACGTTATGAAAATAATGCTAAACTCTTTCCCCAAATGCTTGGATCACTTTATACtctctcaccagcagtgtatgagattTCCTGTTGTTCCACATTCTAGACAACTTTTGGTAAGCGAGTTGATTTCTGTATAGGTTGTTAGGCAGAAAATaagttatactttaaaaaattacataataaacTAATGATCCTGTATCCTCTTATTGCAAAGACAGACCTGCCCCACCTCTACAAGCATTTATCAAGATTATATATACACAGATGTTTCTAAGTTCTTTATTTTGTATCAACATTCTATTTTTCTATGAaccaatataaattatattaatcaAATAATTGTTATATTTCTTGATATCTaataaatactttcaattttttggttttcttcaaaattttcttggTTGTTTTTGGCTCTTTACATTTTTCCGTTTTATTTACACACTACAAAATTCAACCTTTTCATCTATagttctgtatatatatatatatatatatatatatatatatatatatatatatattttttttttttttttttttttttttttttactgggaatggaaccaaggATTGCACTACCATGGACCTacatcccaggccttttttaaattttgaattttgagacagggtcttactaagatgcttagggcctaagttgccaagactggccttgaattagtaatcctactgcctcaaactcccaagttTGAGgtaacaggtgtgcacctctaCACCTGGCTATCGGTTCTGCTacttttgacaaatatatacagTCACATATGTTATCACAATCCAGACACAGTTCCCTAATTAAAACAATTTCCCCTTTGTGCTGGGGCTGCAGCTAAGTGGTAGAACGTTTGCCTATCCTTCCCAAGGGCCTAGGTTCAATGTACCAGCACTACAAAGAAACAATTCCCCTGGGATTCTCTGAAGTCTACCCCTTCTCTCTACCTCCAGCCCCTGGCATCCAAtggtctgttttttcttttccaaaagccATGTGAATAGAATCATGTACTTCATAGCCTTTTGAATCTGGtttctttcctttagtgtaaagtatttgattttcatccattttttttaaaaatcaagacttGTACATGTTATTGGTGAGAATCATTTTACAGTATGGACATACCATGGTTTGCTTATCCATGAGCCAAATGACAATTGAATTGTTTCCAGATTGAGGTGATTACAAATAAAGCaactataaacatttattttgaacaatacttttattacaaaatttgaaaaatatttaagaaacgcCTCAGGAAaatgggagaaaggacagaggagCAGTGCAGGGGGGGAGTGTCCCAGGGGAGCCATCTCTGATGTCTTCtgcaggtgggggcagaggagacTCCTGATGTCCAGGTGGATGCAGAAGTGCTCTGGGCTGGAACCCGTGCAGAGACACCTGAGGTAGTTGGCACATCTTCTCCTGCAGCTGTTCAGAGTCCACTTGATTGAGGCCCCAAACAAGGTGTCAGGATCCACAGAGAACAGGGTCCTCTGGCTGCCCCCTGGTATTGTCTGGTCAGCTTTCCCCTTCACTGGAGCCACACTTCATGAATCTGGCAGGGTTCTGCCCTCTTACATTGGAGCCACCCCATTGCTGACACGTGGTATGCAACAGCACAGTTGTCGGACACAGGTAGCAATCCCCCTAGTTACCGCTTCCAGAGCTTTCTGCTGGTGTGGAGTTGCCCAGAGTCAGACTGGGAGGCTAACCCAGGTGTGGGGGTTCTTGCAGGCGGGAAGTGGAAGTGAATAGGCGGCTGGCTGGCCCTCCTGATATGCTTCTGCCCTAAGCGTTTGGCCTCCTCAGGCAGAAGAAGCTCACAGGGCAAGGAGAAGGTGTGAAGGGCAGGCTCACTGGGGCTCCTTATTGGGAGGACAGGGGAATGGGAAGAATCCAGGGGACATGGCTGAGGCTTAACCATGGGAGGCACAGGCTTCCCCTGGAACATGAAGCCCTTCCCCTGGTTTTTCTGGTGCTGGAGTAAGAGGTAGGTAGCCATGGCTCCATTGAACTTTCTCTTGGCCAGGGACACCCAGGTCTTGCGTAGATCATAACCCATATCAAACATTATGGTCAGTATTTCGGGGTCTGGGTGTTTGAGGAGTGCCTCATGATAATGAGGGGGTAAATGCCGCTCACCCTGCATCAGCCATATGTGCTGAAGGATCTGCTTGGCTGTGGGCCGCTTCCTGGGGTCCAGGGTCAGCATTTGGTAAATGAGCATCCGTGCTGCCAGAGAAACATGGGGAGGGTCACGGTACAATCCCAGCACGATCTGCCGCATGGTCTCCTTACGGGTAGATCCCATAAATGGGAGCTTCCGTGTCAACATAAAATACAGAGTGACGCCCAGGCTCCAGATGTCCACTGGGGGGCCCTCATATGCTTGCCTCCGGATAATTTCTGGGGCAATGTGTGAGAGAGTGCCCCAGGACTCCTTCAGTTTCTGGCCGGGTGTGACCCAGGTGCTGAAGCCAAAATCGATAAGTTTGATGTGACCTTTGGCAtccagcatgatgttctctggcTTCAGGTCTCGGTGCACCATGCCCTTGTCATGGCAGTAGGCTACGGCACACACTACCTCCCAGAACAGTCTGCGCGCCTCTTCCTCCTGCATGCCACCCAGCGGGATTTGGTCCAATAGCTGGCCCCCACCTGCGAGCTCCATCACCAGGTAGATATTTCTGCGGGTCTCAATGACCTGAAATAACTGGATTACGTTGGGATGCTCCAGGCTCCTCATCATATCTGGTTCGGAGAGGGCCTGGAGTTTCTGCCCTTTCTTCTGCAGGACTTTCACTGCCACCTGTGCCCCAGTGAGGCAATGGCGGGCTAGTTTGATCTGGCCAAACCCACCATGCCCAATGTCCCTCAGGACCTCATACTGGTCCCTCAGGACTGTAGTCTTGCAGGAGCTGGGCCCCTGCCCCACTCCACTACTCTCACTACTCTGGCTATCCATCCTAAGCAGGAACACCAACTAAGGAtgctagcttaaaaaaaaaataacagactaaaacaacaaacccaaatcaaaaacaaaaacaagacaaaacaacaaacccaaatcaaagaaccaatATCCAAAGACCACCACCAACGACTGCCAACCACCAACCACCAAACGCGCTAACTATCTGGGAGTCCGACAGGTCACCACCAAGAGCTTCCTGTACTTGTGGACAAAAACTCAGCCAAAGCCACTCTCTTATATACCTGCACTTTGACACTTGCTCACAATGGATCCTTGTGACATCAGAGCAAGCAGTGGCCCAGGCATGCCTGGCCATAACTCCCAGTGGTCATCTCCCTTTGGGGCCTCCAGAACGGCTTCCATTTCGgaatagaaataagaaagtactccagacatttttttttttttttgctttagtagtttttaggatgatatttaattttttaagaattaatatttgtatataacttcaatgtacttttcattttcattctaaaaatCTGTAATAACTTTTGGCTTTGTAAGACCAGAACGTATCTATGCTCAAGGTattcaattccttttttcttccaaCTTCTAATAACTGCTATTTAAAGGATGGTAGTGCCTCAGTCACATGTGATACTGTGATAAGATTCTCTGTTCCCTAAGACACCACAGAGCACAGTATTAACACCTATGGGGGTTAGATGGGGAAAAGTTTCTCATAATTTCTCCATACAGTCCTACACACAATGCATATGCGTTCCAAGGTGACACTAGTAATTGATGGAGATGGGTAGAGATGCACAAGATCAGCATTTTGTGGTACTGATGCTGAGGGAAACTGACTGGTCCAGAAGCATCAAGCAGCAATCAAGGGAAAgaacttcaaattttattttacaccAGCGGgcccagaggaaaacaaaacaaattctgagCCCCTATGCCCAGTTTTTAACAATATTTGTAGGTATCTAGTGTCATAAATTTTCTAGTCTACTTGACATAGAATTGTGCAAGTGGTTTCTAGAGGTAGCATGTTTACAGAAGCAGAGTGTGATATGGGGAAGAATTGGCTCCTCTTACAAGGCCTTTGATAAATCTTTttccttgggcccagagcttCCACATTTACAGATCAAAGGGGAGGAGTCAAGACTCCCAAGGGAAGTTATTTACAATCCAGAAGGTGGGGACCCATGGTCCATCAGGCTTTCTGAGCAAGGGAAAGGGAAGTGACCCCTTCCCCAGGCATGGGTTTCTCACcgtaacatttttataatttcatttcccAAATAGGTCTGGTTTTGTCATCACCCTGAAGCTATGATGCTATCTATATAGGTTCTCACCAGGGACACTGCACAGAGGTACTCCTAGGACATACATAAAACCAAAGGGAtggatattcaaatattttacataaaaaatctATTAGATAGGAAAGAAGATAATCAGGATATAAGGCACAGTGAATCAGTAGCCTGCCCTGCTCTCCTTATAAGGTCACACTTCTCACTGAAACAACAACTTGTCCTACTCCCTTATGACCCCATCTTAGGTAATTACATCATAATATTGCTATTTCTGAAAAAAGGCCTTATTCCTAGGTGAGGATTAGAACCTATACAAAGGCTCTGAGAGATATAATTAAACCATAATTTGCTCCATTCCTATTTTTCTAAGAGCTTTTATCCATAGGTGTGGAATTTTGTCTTATGACGCTTCTGCATCCACCCATTCAATCATCTGACATCCTGGGCTCATGAATGAAGTGCATATCTTTAGCGGGTATGGTCTTGCCAAGTCCTGATGCCCATGACCCAATAACCCTTCACTTGTTCCACCTCTTAACAATTCTACCGGCCAACATCAGCACCCTGAGGACAAAGCTGCCAATACACGAACTCTCTGCGGGGGAAGGAGGGGGTCACTAT containing:
- the LOC114103576 gene encoding sperm motility kinase Z-like, producing the protein MDSQSSESSGVGQGPSSCKTTVLRDQYEVLRDIGHGGFGQIKLARHCLTGAQVAVKVLQKKGQKLQALSEPDMMRSLEHPNVIQLFQVIETRRNIYLVMELAGGGQLLDQIPLGGMQEEEARRLFWEVVCAVAYCHDKGMVHRDLKPENIMLDAKGHIKLIDFGFSTWVTPGQKLKESWGTLSHIAPEIIRRQAYEGPPVDIWSLGVTLYFMLTRKLPFMGSTRKETMRQIVLGLYRDPPHVSLAARMLIYQMLTLDPRKRPTAKQILQHIWLMQGERHLPPHYHEALLKHPDPEILTIMFDMGYDLRKTWVSLAKRKFNGAMATYLLLQHQKNQGKGFMFQGKPVPPMVKPQPCPLDSSHSPVLPIRSPSEPALHTFSLPCELLLPEEAKRLGQKHIRRASQPPIHFHFPPARTPTPGLASQSDSGQLHTSRKLWKR